A window from Planococcus maritimus encodes these proteins:
- a CDS encoding S1C family serine protease: protein MGYYNQTPNGRQPKPSRAGSFFAGVFGVMVGALLMWGLFSQAPGLLPGTDSADSGTQIQQQSREQQGASLDITTDVTKAVDEASDAVVGVSNLQTGGDFFSQSQEQAVGTGSGVIYKSEGDTAYVVTNYHVVEGANSIEVTLADGAKVEAQVVGSDIWTDLAVLEMSNDKVQDVVELGDSDALKRGEAVIAIGNPLGLEFSGSVTSGVVSGTDRAVPVDLDGDGTQDWQAEVLQTDAAINPGNSGGALVNLAGQLIGINSMKIATSQVEGIGFSIPINSALPVINQLEATGEMVRPAMGITLIDLAQVPSAYRADTLNLPEDITSGVVVSSVVSSSAADQAGMRQYDVIVEMDGEEIGDIIELRKHLYNEKQIGDILQVKAYRNGELLEFELELTDNSTL from the coding sequence ATGGGTTATTACAATCAAACGCCGAATGGCCGGCAGCCGAAGCCGAGCCGTGCGGGTAGTTTTTTTGCAGGGGTGTTCGGCGTGATGGTCGGGGCGCTGTTGATGTGGGGATTGTTTTCACAAGCACCGGGTTTATTGCCGGGGACGGATTCAGCGGATTCCGGCACCCAGATCCAGCAGCAAAGCCGTGAACAGCAAGGCGCGTCGCTTGATATTACGACCGATGTGACGAAAGCAGTCGACGAAGCGTCAGATGCGGTCGTTGGCGTGTCAAATCTCCAGACGGGCGGGGATTTCTTCTCGCAAAGCCAGGAGCAGGCAGTGGGCACGGGTTCTGGCGTCATTTATAAAAGTGAAGGCGATACGGCTTATGTCGTGACTAATTATCACGTGGTCGAAGGTGCTAACAGTATCGAAGTGACTTTGGCCGATGGTGCGAAAGTCGAGGCACAAGTAGTCGGCAGTGATATTTGGACTGATCTCGCGGTTCTTGAAATGAGCAATGATAAAGTGCAGGACGTCGTGGAACTGGGCGATTCGGATGCGTTAAAGCGTGGCGAAGCGGTGATCGCGATCGGCAACCCGCTCGGACTTGAGTTTTCCGGTTCTGTGACGAGTGGTGTCGTATCAGGAACCGACCGGGCAGTTCCGGTCGATTTGGATGGTGACGGAACACAAGACTGGCAGGCAGAAGTTTTGCAGACAGATGCGGCGATCAACCCCGGCAACAGTGGCGGCGCGCTCGTCAATTTAGCAGGGCAATTGATTGGCATCAATTCCATGAAAATCGCCACTTCACAAGTCGAAGGCATCGGTTTCTCGATTCCGATCAACTCGGCATTGCCAGTCATCAATCAGCTCGAAGCAACGGGTGAAATGGTGCGACCGGCGATGGGCATTACCTTAATCGATTTGGCGCAAGTACCAAGCGCCTACCGAGCAGATACATTGAATTTACCGGAAGATATCACATCTGGTGTCGTCGTCAGTTCGGTCGTATCGTCTTCGGCAGCGGATCAAGCAGGCATGCGCCAATACGACGTCATCGTTGAGATGGATGGAGAAGAAATTGGCGATATCATCGAATTGCGCAAGCATCTATACAACGAAAAGCAAATTGGGGATATCCTACAAGTAAAGGCATATCGAAACGGTGAATTGCTCGAATTTGAGCTTGAACTAACCGACAATTCCACCTTATAA
- a CDS encoding MBL fold metallo-hydrolase, with amino-acid sequence MRFSVLASGSTGNAIYIENDEHAFLVDAGLSGKKLELLFASIGRDMGKLDGILVTHEHSDHIKGLGIAARRHKVPIYANAKTWTAMDGLVGAIPIEQRFHFDMETTKSFGGLDIESFGVSHDAADPMFYVFHENGRKLALITDTGYVSDRMKGIIGASDAYVFESNHDIGMLQMGRYPWSVKRRILSDVGHVSNEDAAVAMSEVLAEKPTRIYLSHLSKDNNMKDLARMSVEQTLQTKGIFVGDYVDLFDTSPTEATPLVVV; translated from the coding sequence ATGCGCTTTAGTGTATTGGCCAGCGGTTCGACTGGCAATGCCATCTATATAGAAAACGACGAGCATGCATTTTTAGTGGACGCAGGGCTCAGCGGCAAGAAATTGGAGTTGCTGTTCGCCTCTATCGGCCGCGATATGGGCAAGCTCGACGGCATTCTGGTCACCCATGAGCATAGCGATCATATTAAAGGGCTTGGCATCGCCGCCCGCCGGCATAAAGTGCCCATTTACGCCAATGCCAAAACGTGGACGGCGATGGACGGGCTCGTCGGCGCGATTCCCATCGAGCAGCGTTTCCATTTTGATATGGAGACGACGAAATCATTCGGCGGCCTCGACATCGAATCGTTTGGCGTGTCGCATGATGCGGCGGACCCGATGTTCTACGTGTTTCACGAGAACGGCCGCAAGCTCGCACTGATTACCGATACGGGCTATGTCAGTGACCGTATGAAGGGCATCATCGGCGCATCCGATGCGTATGTGTTTGAGAGCAACCACGACATCGGCATGTTGCAGATGGGGCGTTACCCGTGGTCGGTCAAACGACGCATCTTGAGCGATGTAGGGCACGTGTCGAATGAAGATGCGGCAGTGGCGATGTCAGAAGTACTGGCAGAAAAGCCGACGCGTATTTATTTGTCACATTTAAGTAAAGATAACAACATGAAAGACCTTGCGCGCATGAGCGTCGAGCAGACCTTGCAGACGAAAGGCATCTTCGTCGGCGATTATGTCGATTTGTTTGATACGTCTCCGACTGAGGCGACGCCTTTAGTTGTGGTGTGA
- a CDS encoding PD-(D/E)XK nuclease family protein produces MSSSFTKISNLLRSTAANPYEDYLTEIIAPLFEQKNILISFFKEFASIDLIDIHDIKVHTQKTYTKLITHSTDSRPDIVITFRQGGIRKLVFIENKLSSGEGHLQLQRYQEHLQQSKKAGFSTHLFYITKYFDPKQIEKSSTPFCQLQWFQVFTWLQKNYKADLYCKQILKYMEEIELNKSRTFLPQDVYSVQNLGKTISMLDQCLNGKTSHAFINFFGKPKPWGNRAIELRDNNRYVIKNDQSDWKFIGCGFTFEESDYPEVAVFIEVHANSEYKAELMNAFGEFEKTNYGWIFQRPEDQNDWFLLYTSKSLIQFLAEKDHIEAIEQFFIDKLADLNKIKANLSDLKWIVNEQENLLTDEEVGI; encoded by the coding sequence ATGTCTTCTTCATTTACAAAAATTTCTAATTTATTGCGAAGTACAGCAGCTAATCCATATGAGGACTATCTAACTGAAATTATTGCACCGCTTTTTGAGCAGAAAAATATATTGATTAGTTTCTTCAAAGAATTTGCAAGTATCGATCTGATTGATATCCATGACATTAAAGTACACACTCAAAAAACATACACGAAGTTAATCACACATTCTACAGACAGCAGACCTGATATAGTTATCACCTTTAGGCAAGGTGGAATCCGTAAGCTGGTTTTTATTGAAAACAAGCTTAGTAGTGGAGAAGGACATTTACAATTGCAACGTTACCAAGAACACCTTCAGCAAAGCAAAAAAGCGGGCTTCTCTACACACCTTTTTTATATCACAAAATATTTCGATCCTAAGCAGATAGAAAAATCCTCTACTCCGTTCTGTCAGCTGCAGTGGTTTCAAGTATTCACTTGGCTTCAAAAAAACTATAAAGCTGATTTATACTGCAAACAAATTTTAAAGTATATGGAGGAGATAGAATTGAATAAATCAAGAACTTTTTTACCGCAAGATGTTTATTCTGTTCAGAACCTAGGAAAGACAATATCAATGTTAGACCAATGTTTGAATGGAAAAACAAGTCATGCTTTTATAAACTTTTTCGGCAAACCAAAACCCTGGGGAAACCGGGCAATTGAACTTCGCGATAACAATCGATATGTAATTAAGAATGATCAAAGTGATTGGAAATTTATCGGCTGTGGTTTCACATTTGAAGAAAGTGATTATCCGGAAGTTGCAGTTTTTATCGAAGTTCACGCAAATAGTGAATATAAAGCTGAGTTGATGAATGCTTTTGGAGAATTTGAAAAAACAAATTATGGTTGGATCTTCCAACGTCCAGAAGATCAAAATGACTGGTTCTTGCTTTATACAAGTAAATCACTTATTCAGTTCCTTGCCGAAAAAGATCATATTGAAGCTATAGAACAGTTTTTTATAGATAAATTAGCAGACTTAAATAAAATAAAAGCAAATTTGTCAGATTTAAAATGGATTGTAAATGAGCAAGAAAATCTATTGACTGATGAAGAGGTTGGAATTTAA
- the rlmH gene encoding 23S rRNA (pseudouridine(1915)-N(3))-methyltransferase RlmH — MNISIVTVGKLKEKYLKAGIAEYAKRLGAYAKITEVEVADEKAPEQLSEADMEIVKKKEGERILAKIPQDAYVIALAIDGKMKTSEQLAKDMESLMTYGRSKVVFVIGGSLGLHDEVLKRADEKLSFSKMTFPHQLMKLILLEQVYRGFRIMKGEPYHK; from the coding sequence GTGAACATTTCCATTGTGACCGTCGGAAAACTGAAAGAGAAATACTTGAAAGCGGGCATTGCAGAATATGCAAAACGCTTAGGGGCTTATGCAAAAATCACGGAGGTAGAAGTCGCGGACGAAAAAGCGCCGGAGCAATTGAGCGAAGCGGATATGGAAATCGTCAAAAAGAAAGAAGGCGAGCGCATACTCGCCAAAATCCCACAAGACGCCTACGTCATCGCCCTCGCGATTGACGGCAAAATGAAGACTTCCGAGCAGCTCGCCAAAGACATGGAATCGCTCATGACCTATGGCCGCAGCAAAGTCGTCTTCGTCATCGGGGGCTCTCTTGGTCTGCACGATGAAGTCTTGAAGCGTGCGGATGAGAAATTGTCGTTCTCGAAAATGACGTTTCCGCATCAATTGATGAAGTTGATCTTGCTGGAGCAGGTGTATCGTGGTTTTCGGATTATGAAGGGGGAGCCTTACCATAAGTAA
- a CDS encoding YycH family regulatory protein yields the protein MGLKYLEHVKSVALFVLIMLSLALTFTIWTFTPSLQEIETPTQVDVAIGDNRTADEVVRPVKVLYHHEEEVTGTSSQADIEAMLETIQRWEISDVQLFEEEAGTDALKQYLQEPGRTVLYYPGAVPFPVFDVIMDITDNNLPESTFNRVVVEWGTEENPESTMYFINTGSGRIYEAQVSDAELIEFRGDYVQQSKEYARYVTDSRIGRLPVYVPENPLEKTSFDYLLDETSPATFADAIMDNPTAEFAGDLQSEEFTDDSGAIMRELNGQKSINYVQPKAETSDPAIPSDLVYNSINFVNEHGGWTDQYVYFGMKSVNQQISYQLFFEGAPVFSNTTAVSLDVEWGIDDGIEQAFRYSRPTYLLDSVVETRTIEMASGEAVLEAVSRLDIDLETVEAVMIGYELTRSEDEQLIELITFQPAWYYKANGKWTRLSDESVGGVRLGLE from the coding sequence ATGGGATTGAAGTATTTGGAGCATGTAAAATCTGTTGCCTTATTCGTCCTGATTATGCTCAGCCTCGCACTGACATTCACCATTTGGACCTTCACCCCATCGCTTCAGGAGATTGAAACGCCGACACAAGTGGATGTAGCCATTGGCGACAATCGAACGGCCGATGAAGTGGTGCGCCCTGTGAAAGTGTTGTATCACCACGAAGAAGAAGTAACCGGTACATCCTCCCAGGCCGACATTGAAGCGATGCTGGAAACCATCCAGCGATGGGAGATTTCCGATGTCCAATTGTTTGAAGAAGAAGCAGGAACGGATGCCCTTAAGCAGTATTTGCAAGAACCTGGGCGCACCGTGCTGTATTATCCGGGTGCTGTGCCGTTTCCTGTATTCGATGTCATTATGGACATTACCGATAATAATTTGCCGGAATCGACATTCAACCGCGTTGTTGTGGAATGGGGCACCGAGGAAAATCCTGAGTCCACGATGTACTTTATCAATACCGGTTCCGGCCGGATTTATGAAGCACAAGTATCGGATGCTGAGTTGATTGAGTTCCGCGGGGATTATGTGCAACAGTCAAAAGAATATGCCCGTTACGTAACGGATTCACGAATTGGCCGACTGCCGGTGTATGTGCCAGAAAATCCGTTAGAGAAGACCAGCTTTGATTATTTGCTGGACGAGACATCACCTGCTACATTCGCCGATGCCATTATGGACAACCCGACGGCGGAGTTTGCGGGAGATTTGCAGAGCGAAGAATTTACGGATGATTCGGGGGCCATTATGCGTGAGTTGAATGGCCAAAAAAGCATCAATTACGTACAGCCAAAAGCCGAAACGTCTGATCCCGCCATTCCATCCGACCTCGTGTATAATTCGATTAACTTTGTGAATGAACATGGTGGATGGACCGACCAATATGTGTATTTCGGCATGAAATCGGTCAATCAACAAATCAGTTATCAATTGTTCTTCGAGGGCGCACCGGTCTTTAGCAATACGACGGCTGTCAGCCTTGATGTAGAATGGGGCATTGATGATGGCATCGAGCAGGCATTCCGCTATAGCCGCCCGACCTATTTGCTCGATTCGGTCGTAGAAACCCGCACCATCGAAATGGCGTCTGGCGAAGCGGTTCTGGAGGCTGTGTCGCGCCTCGATATAGACCTTGAGACGGTTGAGGCCGTGATGATCGGCTACGAGCTGACACGCAGCGAAGACGAGCAATTGATTGAATTGATCACGTTCCAACCGGCTTGGTATTATAAAGCAAATGGCAAATGGACACGGCTATCTGACGAATCAGTAGGAGGCGTGAGGCTTGGATTGGAGTAA
- the yycF gene encoding response regulator YycF translates to MNKTILVVDDEKPIADILQFNLKKEGFNVVVAYDGDEAIKVAEEIQPDLMLLDIMLPNRDGMEVCREVRKKFDFPIIMLTAKDSEIDKVLGLELGADDYVTKPFSTRELIARVKANLRRQNVVPAEEEGIGSNDIQVGSLTIQPDAYLVLKREETIELTHREFELLHYLAKHIGQVMTREHLLQTVWGYDYFGDVRTVDVTIRRLREKIEDNPSHPAWIVTRRGVGYYLRNPEQE, encoded by the coding sequence ATGAACAAAACAATATTAGTTGTGGATGATGAGAAGCCAATTGCGGATATTTTGCAATTTAATTTGAAAAAAGAAGGCTTTAATGTGGTAGTGGCTTACGACGGCGATGAGGCCATCAAAGTGGCAGAAGAAATTCAGCCGGACTTGATGCTGCTTGATATCATGCTGCCAAACCGCGACGGCATGGAAGTATGCCGCGAAGTGCGGAAGAAGTTCGATTTTCCGATCATCATGCTGACGGCGAAAGACTCAGAGATCGACAAAGTACTCGGACTGGAGCTCGGAGCGGATGATTACGTCACGAAGCCTTTCTCAACGCGTGAATTGATTGCGCGGGTCAAAGCGAATTTGCGCCGCCAGAACGTTGTGCCGGCAGAAGAGGAAGGCATTGGCTCAAACGATATTCAAGTCGGGTCGCTGACGATTCAACCGGATGCCTATTTGGTGTTGAAGCGTGAAGAGACAATCGAATTGACGCACCGGGAGTTCGAGCTGTTGCATTATTTGGCGAAGCATATTGGCCAAGTAATGACGCGCGAGCATTTGCTGCAGACGGTGTGGGGCTATGATTATTTCGGTGACGTGCGGACAGTGGATGTCACCATTCGCCGCTTGCGTGAAAAAATTGAAGACAATCCGAGTCACCCAGCGTGGATCGTGACGCGTCGCGGCGTCGGCTACTACCTGCGGAACCCTGAACAGGAGTAG
- the walK gene encoding cell wall metabolism sensor histidine kinase WalK, with product MLKTSFFKSIHVKFVLIYILLILLAMQIIGLYFSEQLEETLRNNFNDSVRDRMEIIEFSVREEMIRNRTEEDLTIEQSLRSVLTNFDSGDINEIRVVDNRYRILGTSLGENQSLVGQRSTDDQIRRSIIGETLLEQTYVDGSLEERVWVRTLPITAVGGEMLGTLYVKAEVENVYDQMDTINSILAGGTAIALVITAVLGILVAQTISRPIADMRRQAQAMAKGNFSRKVRVYSEDEIGQLARAFNHLTNRLQESQQSTESERRKLASVLANMTDGVLSTDRRGRIILINEPALQLLNVSRETVINRPVTTVLGLDEAYTFEDLIDMRDAITLDISSHDQATLLRTTFSVIQKETGFVNGLIAVLHDNTEQEKIDIERREFVANVSHELRTPLTTMRSYLEALADGAWQDPDLAPNFLNVTQTETERMIRLVNDLLKLSKMDSSEADLSREMVEFGVFFNRIIDRFEMSKSQNVSFERKVPKSQYFVEIDTDKLTQVIDNIISNALKYSPEGGKVRFSVREKEGELLVSISDEGMGIPKENVERIFDRFYRVDRARSRAMGGTGLGLAISKEMINAHGGKIWAESRYGKGTSIYFTLPYEIDDGGEWD from the coding sequence ATGCTGAAAACCAGTTTTTTTAAGTCGATTCATGTGAAATTTGTCTTGATCTATATTTTGCTGATCCTATTAGCGATGCAGATCATCGGCCTTTATTTTTCCGAGCAGCTCGAAGAAACACTGCGCAATAATTTCAATGATTCCGTTAGAGACCGGATGGAAATCATCGAGTTTAGCGTACGCGAAGAGATGATTCGCAACCGGACGGAGGAGGACCTGACCATTGAGCAGAGCCTCCGTTCGGTATTGACGAATTTCGATTCGGGCGACATCAATGAAATCCGCGTGGTTGATAACCGCTACCGGATTTTGGGCACGTCTCTGGGCGAGAACCAATCGCTCGTCGGCCAACGTTCGACAGACGACCAGATTCGCCGGTCCATTATCGGAGAGACCCTGCTAGAGCAAACCTATGTAGATGGCAGCCTTGAAGAGCGGGTATGGGTGAGAACCTTGCCAATTACAGCGGTCGGTGGTGAAATGCTCGGTACGCTGTACGTCAAAGCGGAAGTTGAGAATGTCTATGACCAAATGGACACCATCAACTCGATTTTGGCTGGCGGTACTGCCATTGCACTTGTTATTACGGCGGTGCTCGGCATATTGGTTGCACAGACGATTTCACGGCCAATTGCCGATATGCGCAGGCAAGCACAAGCGATGGCGAAAGGTAATTTTTCGCGCAAAGTACGTGTTTACAGTGAAGATGAAATTGGCCAGTTGGCCCGGGCGTTCAATCATTTGACGAACCGGCTGCAGGAATCACAGCAGTCGACAGAAAGCGAACGGCGCAAACTCGCATCGGTGCTTGCCAATATGACAGATGGCGTTCTGTCGACCGATCGCAGAGGGCGCATTATCCTGATCAATGAGCCCGCCTTGCAGTTATTGAATGTTTCACGTGAAACGGTCATTAACCGGCCGGTGACGACAGTGCTTGGTTTGGATGAAGCGTATACGTTCGAAGATTTGATCGATATGCGCGATGCGATCACGCTCGATATCAGCTCGCATGATCAGGCGACGCTTTTGCGCACGACGTTCTCGGTCATTCAAAAAGAGACCGGTTTTGTTAACGGTTTGATCGCTGTGTTGCACGATAATACAGAACAAGAGAAAATCGACATCGAGCGCCGCGAGTTCGTGGCGAACGTCTCGCATGAATTGCGGACACCGCTTACAACAATGCGCAGTTATTTGGAGGCGCTCGCTGACGGCGCTTGGCAAGATCCGGATCTCGCACCGAATTTCCTCAACGTCACGCAAACCGAAACCGAGCGAATGATTCGTCTCGTCAACGATTTGCTGAAACTGTCGAAGATGGATTCGAGCGAAGCGGACTTGAGCCGCGAAATGGTCGAATTCGGTGTATTTTTCAACCGCATCATCGACCGTTTTGAGATGTCGAAATCACAAAATGTATCGTTTGAACGAAAAGTGCCGAAATCACAGTATTTTGTGGAAATCGATACCGATAAATTGACGCAAGTCATCGATAATATTATTTCCAATGCCTTGAAATATTCTCCGGAAGGCGGCAAAGTCCGCTTTTCAGTCCGCGAGAAAGAAGGGGAATTGCTCGTGTCGATCAGCGATGAAGGAATGGGCATTCCGAAAGAAAACGTCGAGCGTATTTTCGACCGCTTCTACCGCGTGGACCGTGCGCGTTCGCGTGCAATGGGCGGGACAGGCCTTGGCCTGGCGATTTCAAAAGAAATGATCAATGCACACGGTGGGAAAATCTGGGCGGAAAGCCGTTACGGCAAAGGAACTTCGATTTATTTCACCTTGCCATATGAAATTGATGATGGAGGTGAATGGGATTGA
- a CDS encoding two-component system regulatory protein YycI yields MDWSKTKTIFIIVFSILNVFLYSLYIDRYTEAEQIQPLPESTIDEKLRGDNITYSALPESSEDKPYVRGESKAFTETAVDIDGVVNVLDGRMLQITYDEPIELDGDKEDALVAFIEEEVPESSEYSLWQIDEDQNHAVFFQKISGVPLFHSKGGQLTVFWNEDDEVIGFEQTLFDNIIENEEQKKLISPLESIHTLYQKSLLKTNSRITEAELGYSTHVQVSENRQMFVPTWRIRVKDSEGVETDLYVNAIKDGVIELNKQNEETAE; encoded by the coding sequence TTGGATTGGAGTAAAACAAAAACAATTTTCATTATTGTCTTTTCTATTCTCAATGTCTTTTTGTACTCACTTTATATCGATCGCTATACGGAAGCAGAACAGATTCAGCCGCTTCCCGAATCGACCATCGATGAAAAATTGAGAGGCGACAATATCACGTATTCGGCCTTGCCAGAGTCATCTGAGGACAAGCCTTACGTGCGCGGAGAATCGAAGGCGTTTACCGAAACAGCAGTGGATATCGACGGTGTCGTCAATGTGCTCGATGGCCGAATGCTGCAAATCACTTACGATGAGCCGATTGAGCTCGATGGCGACAAAGAAGATGCGCTTGTGGCATTCATCGAAGAGGAAGTACCGGAAAGCTCAGAATACTCGCTATGGCAAATTGATGAAGATCAAAACCATGCGGTGTTTTTCCAGAAGATTTCAGGCGTTCCACTGTTCCACAGCAAAGGCGGCCAATTGACCGTCTTTTGGAACGAAGACGATGAAGTGATCGGCTTTGAGCAAACTCTATTCGACAACATCATCGAAAATGAAGAACAGAAGAAATTGATTTCGCCATTGGAATCGATTCATACGCTTTACCAAAAGAGTCTGTTGAAAACGAACAGCCGCATTACGGAAGCTGAACTAGGCTATTCAACTCATGTACAAGTATCCGAGAACCGGCAAATGTTCGTTCCAACCTGGCGCATCCGGGTCAAAGATTCCGAAGGCGTGGAAACAGATCTTTACGTTAATGCCATCAAGGATGGGGTTATTGAATTGAACAAACAGAACGAGGAAACAGCAGAGTAA
- a CDS encoding ImmA/IrrE family metallo-endopeptidase: MDLNDKIENLADFERTANHFSELQSIDLNALYDRNNIHLLEKPLSDDISGIFMKYEDEYMIIINTNKTKGHQNFTKAHEFYHFKYDKDLTTQICNAAKFDPTNESELSADLFATYFLMPENGIKTILSEVLKDTNGQIDISVLLHLGNIFKVSHAALVRRLRDLNLISPELAQHFYSIKIRATANRYGYQPDLYKSSQETRLFSDYKVLVEKLYNEEKITEKKYNELLENVNSLGIINTPYELEEENSDE, encoded by the coding sequence ATGGATTTAAATGATAAAATCGAAAATTTAGCTGATTTTGAACGTACAGCAAATCATTTCAGCGAATTACAATCAATTGATTTAAATGCTTTGTATGACAGAAATAATATTCATTTGCTTGAAAAGCCGTTAAGTGACGACATTTCAGGCATTTTTATGAAATACGAAGATGAGTATATGATTATCATTAACACGAATAAAACCAAGGGCCACCAAAATTTCACTAAAGCTCATGAATTTTATCATTTTAAATATGACAAAGACTTAACAACTCAAATTTGTAATGCTGCAAAATTTGATCCCACTAATGAGTCCGAGTTAAGTGCGGACTTATTTGCAACGTATTTTTTAATGCCTGAAAATGGAATAAAAACGATTTTATCAGAGGTACTAAAAGATACTAATGGACAAATAGACATTAGTGTATTACTTCATCTTGGAAATATTTTCAAAGTAAGCCATGCGGCATTGGTTCGTAGATTAAGAGATTTAAACTTAATTTCTCCTGAATTAGCACAACATTTTTATTCAATAAAAATTCGAGCTACTGCAAATCGTTATGGCTATCAACCTGATCTTTATAAATCAAGTCAAGAAACTCGTTTATTTTCAGATTATAAAGTTTTAGTTGAAAAACTATACAATGAAGAAAAAATAACAGAAAAAAAATATAACGAACTTTTAGAAAATGTTAACTCTCTAGGAATAATTAATACTCCCTATGAATTAGAGGAGGAAAATTCCGATGAGTAG
- a CDS encoding helix-turn-helix domain-containing protein: protein MITNELIGHNLKRKREAMNLTQQQVATLLGLKREQVSFYENGHRTVSTSLLQKFAGIYDCKITDLLNESEYNKINPVSLAFRANEEINDFDLEVIMNAKKLLVTFNKLKTL from the coding sequence ATGATTACCAATGAATTAATTGGTCATAATTTAAAACGTAAACGTGAAGCAATGAATTTGACGCAACAACAGGTCGCAACTTTACTAGGCCTAAAACGAGAACAAGTTTCCTTTTATGAAAACGGTCATAGAACAGTTAGCACTTCATTATTGCAAAAATTCGCAGGAATTTATGACTGTAAAATCACAGATTTATTAAATGAAAGTGAATACAATAAAATTAATCCCGTGTCTTTAGCATTTCGAGCGAATGAGGAAATCAATGATTTTGATCTAGAAGTAATTATGAATGCCAAAAAGTTGCTTGTAACATTTAATAAGTTAAAAACTCTTTAA
- a CDS encoding CxxH/CxxC protein translates to MELFCCQTHVGQGLDEFVAKTESYPILTELSDSEKLSTKCNYCEEQALYLVASK, encoded by the coding sequence ATGGAGCTATTTTGCTGCCAAACGCATGTGGGACAAGGGCTAGACGAATTTGTCGCCAAAACAGAAAGCTATCCTATACTGACTGAATTATCAGATAGCGAAAAGTTATCCACAAAGTGCAATTACTGCGAAGAGCAGGCATTGTATCTTGTGGCGAGTAAATAA